The following nucleotide sequence is from Clostridiales bacterium.
AATAGATGTCATGCCCTTAAAAATTTGCGATAAGATAACCCCCGAGTTGCCGCGCGCGCCCCTTAATGCGCCTTTGGAAAGCGCATTGGACAAATCAATGATGTTATTATTGGGGCAATTTTCCACTTCTTTGGATGCGGCCATCATTGTCAATGACATGTTTGTGCCTGTGTCGCCGTCGGGTACCGGAAAAACATTTAACGAATCAACATAGCTTTTGTTTTGATCCAATAATTTTGTGCTGCTTAGAATTAGCCTTCTAAGCATTGCGCCATTAATGTTTTTAGACATTATCCCCTCCCACTTTGCATAAAAAATATAATAAATACATCATTTTTAGTATTAATATATGGCCTTTGCATAATCAAAATACTTAAACTTTGACTCCAACAACATTAACATTTAGCGAGTCAACTACCATTCCTGTAAATTTTTCCACATTGTATTTTACGGATTTTTTGATTGATTCGGCGACAGCTTCAATAGATACGCCGTATTTTAGTATTACAAACAAGTCTATAAAAATCCGATCGCCATTTGTAATAACTTTGACGCCCTTGCTTACAGATTGTCTTTTGAAGAGTTCGGCGATATAATCTGAGAGCCTTTTTGAAACCAAATCAACTATGCCATAGCAATCCAAGGCAGTATATCCAGCAACTTGAGCTATGGCTTCTTCGGTAACAGATATTTTGCCGTAAGCATTTGTGGTATGGACAGACATATTACCTCATTCTTTGGTTACAAAAATTATACTCTTTCAATCCAAAATATTATACTATATCATTTATCTTTTTTCAATAATTTAAACCGTGATACTTAATTATTTAAATGATTTGTGATAATTAACAAGCAAAAAATAATCTAATCTTAATAATCCAAAAAACATACAGGTTTGCTTGCAAAAACAAAAAAACAATGCTAATATATATGAGTTGAATTTTGAACGCGGAGGAATATATAATGTCAAGAGTTTGCGCTGTATGCGGCAAAGGTAAAATGAGCGGCAATAAAGTCAGCCATTCTAACCGCAAAACTAGAAGAGCTTTTAATCCAAATCTGTTAAAAGCAGATGTTGAGATAAACGGCAAAAAAGTGAGTGGTTATATATGCACTCGTTGTCTTCGCACTTCCCGCAAACAAATGGAAGCTTAAAATAATAAATTAATATAAAAAACAAAAACTCTCGCTTTATCAAAACAAGCGGGAGTTATTTTTATGTTTGGACACATAAGGGTTGTTCTTTATAAAAAAGCGCCATGGATATTTAGCCGCCTCAGGC
It contains:
- a CDS encoding Asp23/Gls24 family envelope stress response protein, which codes for MSVHTTNAYGKISVTEEAIAQVAGYTALDCYGIVDLVSKRLSDYIAELFKRQSVSKGVKVITNGDRIFIDLFVILKYGVSIEAVAESIKKSVKYNVEKFTGMVVDSLNVNVVGVKV
- a CDS encoding 50S ribosomal protein L28 translates to MSRVCAVCGKGKMSGNKVSHSNRKTRRAFNPNLLKADVEINGKKVSGYICTRCLRTSRKQMEA